A part of Paramisgurnus dabryanus chromosome 15, PD_genome_1.1, whole genome shotgun sequence genomic DNA contains:
- the cfap210 gene encoding cilia- and flagella- associated protein 210 codes for MSASITAGVVQYGRRKGSGKQVLNLDMEKIEADRPPDLRQVAVLSKSDWQRIQDSVNGVNKHNQSVIEAAEQKEALHVRSKELVKHWSNTIAGQRQKKLEAKKIREAIEEEERKLIDIEEAKYQAQKRKEAIEKAKAQQYYQTDRVKEFHRALLLAEVLKEREAQIELKQRKQNASKHIDKEILAVMASKDEQAIQQEEQKVLQKKQNQVAVSESLQRQIKDHEVTKEQERQEIRKEAQEIERLRELHYWERAMAEQKKEDERRNMMKAHREHLTNREAMRAAEARRLEEEEDKQKQMANHKKTVMKLRKEKQEEIFRELQRHREAIIEKLAVQKQEQTSNEEEIMAKAIAEREARQAREQREKEEKHAAMMKSIAAHREITRQEQERIAEEEKQKELEMLNAKREADRIFMEKQELQAQKTREEGKTLQDIYMHEMAEKRARENRTKKEEQNFVMKNTSLTVEEEHEFQKYAKHVIETAGRAGRNTYPLMKAAREGIGGGLGPIFGGLRPSYIVRDESGVQMPKYVSGTTQSIKELNETSNIHQAKKRLGFTW; via the exons ATGTCCGCTTCAATTACAGCTGGTGTTGTGCAGTACGGTCGGAGAAAAGGCTCGGGTAAACAAG TTTTGAATTTGGACATGGAGAAAATCGAAGCAGATCGACCTCCAGATCTTCGTCAAGTGGCTGTTTTATCCAAATCGGATTGGCAACGGATTCAGGACAGTGTGAACGGAGTgaataaacacaatcaaagtgTCATTGAAGCAGCAGAACAGAAGGAGGCGCTGCACGTGCGCTCTAAAGAACTTGTCAAGCATTGGTCCAACACCATTGCT GGACAACGGCAAAAAAAGCTAGAGGCGAAAAAAATCCGTGAGGCGATTGAAGAAGAAGAGAGGAAACTGATTGACATCGAAGAAGCGAAATATCAAGCCCAGAAACGAAAGGAAGCGATTGAGAAAGCGAAGGCCCAACAGTACTACCAGACGGATAGAGTGAAAGAATTTCAT CGTGCTTTGTTGCTGGCAGAGGTCCTGAAGGAAAGAGAAGCTCAGATTGAGCTCAAGCAAAGAAAGCAGAATGCCAGCAAACACATAGATAAAGAGATTTTAGCAGTCATGGCAAGTAAAGATGAGCAGGCCATCCAGCAAGAAGAGCAAAAAGTCCTGCAAAAGAAACAAAATCAAGTTGCTGTTTCTGAGAGCTTGCAACGACA GATTAAAGACCACGAAGTGACGAAAGAGCAAGAGAGGCAGGAGATCAGAAAGGAGGCTCAGGAAATCGAGCGACTCAGAGAGCTTCATTATTGGGAACGGGCCATGGCTGAGCAGAAGAAAGAAGATGAGAGGAGAAATATGATGAAGGCTCATCGT GAGCATCTGACCAACAGAGAAGCCATGAGAGCAGCAGAGGCCCGGAGATTGGAGGAAGAGGAAGATAAACAGAAGCAGATGGCCAACCATAAAAAAACTGTGATGAAACTGAGGAAAGAAAAGCAGGAGGAAATATTCAG AGAGCTTCAGAGACACAGAGAGGCCATTATAGAAAAGTTAGCAGTACAGAAGCAAGAACAAACCAGTAATGAAGAAGAGATCATGGCCAAGGCGATTGCCGAGCGAGAGGCCAGACAGGCCCGAGAACAGCGTGAGAAAGAGGAGAAACATGCAGCTATGATGAAATCTATCGCAGCGCACAGAGAGATCACA AGGCAAGAACAGGAGCGAATAGCAGAAGAGGAGAAACAGAAAGAGCTGGAGATGCTTAACGCGAAGAGGGAAGCGGATCGAATCTTCATGGAAAAGCAAGAGCTTCAAGCTCAGAAGACTCGAGAGGAAGGAAAAACATTACAGGACATCTACATGCATGAGATG GCTGAAAAACGTGCAAGGGAGAATCGCACAAAAAAAGAAGAGCAGAATTTTGTGATGAAGAACACATCTCTAACTGTTGAGGAGGAACATGAGTTCCAGAAATATGCCAAACATGTGATCGAAACGGCGGGGAGGGCTGGAAGAAACACCTACCCACTCATGAAAGCTGCCAGAGAGGGCATTGGTGGAGGCCTGGGACCAATATTTGGTGGACTTAGACCAAGTTATATAGTCCGAGATGAGTCAGGTGTTCAAATGCCCAAATATGTGAGCGGCACCACTCAAAGCATAAAAGAGTTGAATGAAACTTCCAACATTCACCAGGCCAAGAAAAGACTTGGATTTACCTGGTAA